One region of Glycine max cultivar Williams 82 chromosome 9, Glycine_max_v4.0, whole genome shotgun sequence genomic DNA includes:
- the LOC100796475 gene encoding glutamate decarboxylase, translating to MVLTSTATHPDEKDQSLNSTFASRYVRDPIPKFKMPEKSIPKDAAFQIINDELMLDGAPRLNLASFVTTWMEPECDKLIMASLNKNYVDMDEYPVTTELQNRCVNIIANLFHAPISEEETAVGVGTVGSSEAIMLAGLAFKRKWQTKRKAEGKPYDKPNIVTGANVQVCWEKFARYFEVELKEVKLKEGYYVMDPAKAVEMVDENTICVAAILGSTMTGEFEDVKLLNELLTEKNKETGWDTPIHVDAASGGFIAPFLYPDLEWDFRLPLVKSINVSGHKYGLVYPGVGWVVWRSKDDLPDELVFHINYLGSDQPTFTLNFSKGSSQIIAQYYQLIRLGFEGYKNIMENCLENARVLKEGIERTGRFNIISKDIGVPLVAFSLKDSSQHTVFEIADHLRKFGWIVPAYTMPPDAQHIAVLRVVIREDFSRGLAERLAADIEKVVKLLDTLPSPLTTKVAHITAITSETSEKVKSAIETQKEIALYWKRLVDGKRLGAC from the exons ATGGTTCTCACATCCACTGCCACTCACCCAGATGAAAAAGACCAGAGCCTAAACTCTACTTTTGCTTCCAGATATGTGCGTGATCCTATTCCAAA ATTCAAGATGCCAGAGAAATCAATACCAAAGGATGCAGCTTTTCAGATAATAAACGATGAGTTGATGTTGGATGGTGCACCAAGGCTCAACTTGGCTTCGTTTGTGACCACTTGGATGGAGCCTGAGTGTGACAAGCTCATAATGGCTTCACTTAACAAAAACTATGTTGATATGGATGAGTATCCTGTCACCACTGAGCTCCAG AACCGTTGTGTTAATATAATAGCAAATCTATTCCATGCTCCTATAAGTGAAGAGGAGACTGCAGTAGGTGTGGGAACTGTGGGGTCATCAGAGGCAATAATGTTGGCAGGTCTTGCTTTTAAAAGGAAATGGCAGACAAAGAGAAAAGCAGAAGGCAAACCATATGATAAGCCCAATATAGTTACTGGGGCTAATGTGCAG GTTTGTTGGGAAAAATTTGCAAGGTACTTTGAGGTAGAGCTCAAGGAAGTGAAACTCAAAGAGGGATACTATGTGATGGACCCTGCGAAAGCTGTTGAAATGGTAGATGAGAACACCATCTGTGTTGCAGCCATTTTGGGATCAACTATGACTGGAGAGTTTGAGGATGTGAAGCTTCTCAATGAACTTCTCACTGAAAAGAACAAGGAGACAGGTTGGGATACCCCAATTCAtgtagatgctgccagtggggGGTTTATTGCCCCATTTCTATATCCTGATTTAGAGTGGGACTTCCGTTTGCCGTTGGTGAAAAGCATCAATGTTAGTGGCCACAAGTATGGTCTTGTCTACCCTGGTGTTGGTTGGGTTGTCTGGAGGAGCAAAGATGACTTGCCAGATGAACTtgtttttcacataaattatctTGGATCTGATCAGCCCACTTTCACATTGAATTTCTCCAAAG GATCTAGTCAAATTATAGCTCAATATTATCAATTGATTCGGCTTGGCTTTGAG GGTTACAAAAATATCATGGAAAATTGCTTGGAGAATGCAAGAGTTTTGAAGGAAGGAATTGAGAGAACAGGGCGGTTTAACATCATCTCAAAGGATATTGGCGTGCCACTTGTAGCCTTTTCCTTGAAAGACAGTAGCCAACACACGGTGTTTGAGATAGCAGACCATCTGAGAAAATTCGGGTGGATAGTTCCGGCCTATACAATGCCACCGGACGCGCAACACATAGCGGTCCTCCGGGTGGTGATCAGGGAGGATTTCAGCCGTGGCTTGGCCGAGAGACTTGCTGCTGACATAGAGAAGGTTGTGAAGCTCTTGGACACACTTCCTAGCCCCCTCACTACCAAAGTTGCTCATATCACAGCCATCACTAGTGAGACTAGTGAGAAGGTTAAGAGTGCAATAGAGACTCAGAAAGAGATTGCTTTGTACTGGAAGCGACTTGTGGATGGCAAGAGACTTGGAGCATGTTAG
- the LOC100797006 gene encoding pentatricopeptide repeat-containing protein At1g73400, mitochondrial, translated as MVFLRPLFFVETKQQHPPQYIINSLKNPSFSSLTHHHCQVFRNKVLQQIETTLQHTRFSPFHHLAHCQRPSLSDNKSSCVHLIQYSLPLNYYYIACHVSNRHYCSETVSMNKDLSCSESGVVEGNGFESDVDKVYSIVMDNLAGFNNMENALGQLGIPLSTPLVTGGLHRLRYDEKIALRFFTWAGHQEDYSHEPCAYNDMMDILSSTRYKVKQFRIVCDVLEYMKRNNRTMVPAEVLLVILRKYTEKYLTHMQKFAKKKRIRVKTQLEINAFNLLLDALCKCCLVEDAESLYKKMRKTVKPNAETYNILVFGWCRVRNPTRGMKLLEEMIELGHRPDNFTYNTAIDTYCKTGMITEAVDLFEFMRTKGSTISSPTAKTYAIIIVALAQHDRMEDCFKLIGHMISSGCLPDVTTYKEIIEGMCMCGKIDEAYKFLEEMGNKSYRPDIVTYNCFLKVLCDNKKSEDALKLYGRMIELNCIPSVQTYNMLISMFFEMDDPDGAFETWQEIDNRGCRPDTDTYCVMIEGLFNCNKMEDACFLLEEVINEGVKLPYKKFDSFLMQLSVIGDLQAIHRLSEHMKKFYNHGMARRFALSQKRKSLSLRGK; from the exons ATGGTTTTCCTTCGTCCCCTTTTCTTCGTCGAAACGAAGCAGCAGCATCCACCACA GTACATAATAAATTCTCTGAAAAACCCTTCCTTTTCATCACTCACCCACCATCATTGTCAGGTCTTCAGAAATAAAGTTCTGCAACAAATTGAAACCACACTTCAACATACAAGGTTTTCACCCTTTCATCACCTTGCTCATTGCCAAAGGCCTTCGTTATCTGATAACAAATCTTCCTGTGTGCACTTGATTCAATATTCGTTGCCCTTGAACTATTATTATATTGCTTGTCATGTTTCTAACCGCCATTATTGTTCAGAAACTGTTTCCATGAACAAAGATCTTAGTTGTAGTGAGAGTGGTGTTGTGGAGGGTAATGGTTTTGAAAGTGACGTTGATAAGGTGTATAGCATTGTGATGGATAATTTAGCTGGATTTAACAATATGGAGAATGCTCTTGGCCAATTGGGGATCCCTTTGTCCACCCCTTTGGTTACAGGGGGGTTGCATAGGCTTAGATATGATGAAAAAATTGCACTTAGGTTTTTCACTTGGGCTGGTCATCAAGAGGATTATTCACATGAACCTTGTGCTTATAATGATATGATGGACATCTTATCTAGTACTAGGTACAAGGTGAAACAGTTTCGGATTGTTTGTGATGTGTTGGAATATATGAAGAGGAATAACAGGACTATGGTTCCGGCTGAAGTTCTCTTGGTGATTTTGAGAAAGTATACTGAGAAGTATCTTACTCATATGCAGAAGTTTGCAAAGAAGAAGAGGATAAGGGTGAAGACGCAACTAGAAATAAATGCATTTAACTTGCTGCTGGATGCTCTGTGCAAGTGTTGCTTGGTTGAGGATGCTGAAAGTCTATATAAGAAAATGAGGAAAACGGTCAAGCCTAATGCGGAGACGTATAATATATTGGTTTTTGGGTGGTGTAGGGTTAGAAACCCGACTAGAGGGATGAAATTACTGGAAGAAATGATTGAACTGGGTCATAGGCCTGACAATTTCACGTACAACACTGCCATCGATACCTACTGCAAAACAGGTATGATAACAGAGGCTGTAGATCTTTTTGAGTTCATGAGGACAAAAGGTTCAACTATATCTTCCCCCACTGCCAAGACTTATGCAATTATAATTGTGGCTCTTGCCCAACATGATAGAATGGAAGATTGTTTTAAGCTTATAGGGCATATGATTAGCAGTGGCTGTCTTCCTGATGTTACAACATACAAGGAAATAATTGAGGGAATGTGTATGTGTGGAAAGATAGATGAAGCTTACAAGTTCTTGGAAGAGATGGGAAACAAAAGTTACCGACCAGATATTGTtacttataattgttttctcaaGGTCCTTTGTGACAATAAGAAGTCTGAGGATGCCCTTAAACTCTATGGAAGAATGATTGAATTGAATTGCATTCCTAGTGTCCAGACATACAATATGCTGATTTCAATGTTTTTTGAGATGGATGATCCTGATGGGGCATTTGAAACTTGGCAGGAAATTGACAACAGGGGTTGCAGACCGGACACTGACACATATTGTGTGATGATCGAGGGGCTATTTAACTGCAATAAAATGGaagatgcttgttttcttttggAAGAAGTGATAAATGAGGGAGTAAAACTGCCATATAAAAAGTTCGACTCCTTTTTGATGCAACTGTCAGTGATTGGCGATCTCCAGGCCATTCATAGGCTCTCAGAACATATGAAGAAATTCTATAATCATGGTATGGCAAGGCGTTTTGCACTAAGCCAGAAGCGTAAGAGCTTGAGTTTAAGAGGGAAATAA